A window of Thermoproteus sp. genomic DNA:
GACCCGGAGAGGTGCTACCCCGCGATTAGGTTCATCGCGTATAGACACGGAAAGGAGGCCGTGCGGTTTCTTTGGCGCCTAGCCGAGAAGGACGTGGATCTAGACGCCGTGGTCCGCCTCGTGGAGAAATACGGCGTGAATGACCGCCGCGTTGAGGACTGCATAAAGCTGGGACTCTGCGAGGAGGCGTGACGCCATGAGGAAGCTCGCCAAGAATTGGTACGACCTCTCGCTTTACGCCCTCGCCGGCTCGCTGGCGGGCGTCCTCTACAGCCCCGCCGCGTTTGTATTCACCGGGGCAGTCCTCTGGGCTCTTGGGGATAAGATATTCGCCCGCTTGTCGCCGGAGCCCATCGAGCCTAGACGTGTGGAGAAGGCTCTGGGAGACCTCAAGGCCGCCTACGACCCGGACGCCAAGTGCTGGCACTTCCTCTGGAGGGCGGAGCCCCTTGTCAGCGCTCTGGGCGCCGAAAGCTACCCCGAAATACACAAGCTGATCAACGCCTTGGCGCTGGCGCCGAATGAGGCGTTTTCTTTTATCATGTTGGAGAAGAAGTACATTAGGTTTACCACATGCGGCGTCTCCGACAACGACGCCATGCGCAGAGCACTTGAAATAGAAAAGGCCATAACGACGCAGTATACGCTAAAGAGAGAAGAGCCGTGGCTCGGCACGCGCAAGCCGCCGGCGGAGAGGCCCTTCTGGATTGTGCTGGGGGCCGTGCTCGCAATAGGCTTCCTGGCCAAAGCCCTCCCGTTCGCCATACCCGTCGCGGCCCTGGCATACTACAAATGGCACAAGTTCAAACGCCGCTACTCATATACGGTGCTCCCATTTGAAGCGTATGCGGCCTCCTTCGAGGGCTTCTACCAGTCGCCGTCGATTGTGGACCGCATTGCCGCCACGGAGGCCATGTCCTTCTCGCGGGCTCAGAAGTATTGGGCCGTTGTAATAACGCCGGCGCCGGACCACGTCATGATCAAGAAGTTCTCTAAGTACTACGAGTCTGTGAGGGAGAAAGGCCATATCTACGTCAAGATGAGGAGATACGCCGAGGCTTTAGAGAGGATTCAGAGAGGCGAGAAGTTCCTCTACCTCATGGCCTTCGGCGAAAGCGCATACCGCGGCTCGACGACACAGTTGAAGAGGGCGCCGGGGGTGGCCGGCGCCATGTTTTGGAAGTTAGACCACTGGAAAGAGGCCTTCTCCTTCGACCTGGCTAGATTCCCCATCCTATACGGCGGGATGCACTTGGAGACGGAACGGCGCTACATCAACCTCGGCGTGGAGCACATATCCGGCAGAGACGTCGTTGTGGACATAGACTCACTGCCGGCGCCCCACGTCCTCGTGTTCGGCGGTAGCGGCATGGGCAAGTCCAAGACCATGGCGTGGCTTATCCAGCAACTGAGGGACAAGGGGGTCAAGATCGCAATAATCGACCCCCACGGGGACTACCGTTGTGTGGCTGAGGAGCTGGGCCTTAGGAGAATCCCGCAGAATTTGATACCGCCTCTAGACAGAGCCGCTCTTGCAAAAATCGCCGTGGAGTTCGGCTTCGGCAGGACTGAAGAAGCCCTCAAGGAGCTGGGCTTCGAGGTGGGCATGGACCCGCCGGCGGAGTACCACATCTCGCTGTTGGGCATGGACCCAGTGCGCCAGAGCTTCGCAGTGACGGCGTGGACGCTGTACGAGTTGAATAGAGCGAAGGACAGAAGGTCCGAGAAGCTGGAGAGAGTCCTCGTGGTGGACGAGGCGTATCTGGCCAAAGGCCCCGTCCACGAGATGCTTGAGTTCATGTCGAGGGGAGCGCGTAAGTTCGGCCTCGCCGTCTTCTTGATAACGCAGTTGCCCATGGACGTGCCTAAGTCTCTCGTGGATATGGCGGCTGTGAAGTTGGTGTTGGGCGGCTCTAGTGAGTACATTGCGGACGCCGCGGCGTATTTGAACTTGACGCGTGAGGACGTGTCTTGGATAAACTCGGCGAGGGCGCCCAGAGAGAGCGGAGGCGTGGTGAGAGCCGTCGCGTCGCTTGCCCCCGGCGCCCTGAAACACCACGTGGAGATACAGCTACCAATGGAGGTCTTCCAGTGCACATGAGCAACCCCTCCGACTACCCCTATAGGGACGTCTACCGCGACTCGGAGGACTGGACAGACGCCAGGAGGGAAGAGGCGCGCGAAACGCCGCCAGATGAGCCCCAACCGCCGCAACCGACGCCGCCTCCCCTACCGCCCCCTCCCCCACCTCCGCCTTCGCTATCCCCGACGGACGGCGTCGTGGTGAGGACGGGGAGGTTGGTCAAGGCCTACCTCCTCAAAACCCAAACGCCGGAGGTCCACCCGCGGGAGGTGTTGGTGGTCGTCGGGCGCGAGTGGTACGTCCTTCGGCCGGTGGGGAGGCAAATCCCTTGGGTTTCAGACGACGCAATCAAAATTAGGGGTAGGCACATCAAGTTCCCCTTCGGAGTGATTATGCATAGGATGTTGTTAGACTACTCAAGCCTACTAGCTTGGGGCAAAATCGCGTTGATCGCCATGAGGTTGCCCCACCCCATACGCCTCGGCAAGCGGCTCGACCCCCGCCTCGCGCCCTATTCGAGGGAGGTCTACGAGATAGCCGCGTCGCCGGCCGTGGTGACGCTGGTGAGGCTGGGCGATAGAGGCCCCAACAAGACGGCAATCGGCTGGCTCAACAAAGGCAGTTACGCCTACTGCCACACCGTGAACCAACTGCTGGCGCAAATCGGCGTCGGGGCGAGGCTGATATGCTAGAGGTGATAGTCGGCGGCCTCCTGCCTCGCGAGGCCGACTACGTCCTCACGTTCTGCCCCTCCGATCGCTTCACTGGCATCGGCGTGCCGCTGGAGCCCGAGGCCTCGCTTTTGGTTTATGCTCTCACCATGCGCGCGAACCAACCGATAATGATACAACACACAAGGCAGTTGAGGGAATGCGCCTCGCCCCTCTGCCTACTGTTTCAGTTTGCAGACGTCTCCGACTTGGCTGTGGAGAGGGGAGTCGCCACATACAAGGCGCCTCAGGTGGACCCCGCGTCTTTGATTACTGCCTTCGCTCTGGCGTTTACGCTAGAGCGCAGACTCGGCGGCTCGTGGCTGTTGGAGGTATACAGCGATATTTGGAGCGAGCACGTCGACCTGCTCCTCTACCTAAAGCCGTTGAGAGGCGTCGTTAGGATATACACGTCGACGCTCAGCGAAAAGGCGCACGTCGCAGACCGAGTAGTCATAAACCACACCTTCAAGCCAGAAGCCCTTCCGCTCAGGGAATATAGAGGATACTCATGGTGTATGCCCTACGCCGCCCCTCCCGAGGAGGACGAGGCCGTTAGGGAGCTGGTGAGGACGGCGGTGGAGGGCGGAGGCTTCCTATCGCTGAAATACGCCCTAGAGGCCTTCGGTCAAGAGGTAGTCGCAAAGGCCGTTTCGAGGGGACTCCTCAGATACGACGCAACGACGCTCTCGCTGAGGGTGACTGAGCACGGGCTCGGCCTATGACGCGCTTAAATGGCGCCGTTTATTCAACGTCGCGTATTCAACGCCGTTTAATCGGCGATGTGTATTCAACGTCGTTTAGTAAGCGGCGTTTATTCAACGTAGTGTACTCAACGCCGCGCTTTCAACGATGAAGGCGGTCGAGAAGGCCGCCTTCCTGTATTCGAAAGGCCTCACTGTGGAGGAGATTGCCGAAGTCCTCGACGTAAGCAAGAAGTACGCGAGGTGGCTGTTGTGGCAGGCGAGGAGGATGGGACTGCTGGCGGAGCCCAGAGGGGGGCCGGAGGCGAGGCGGCCGCCGCCACAAGCGGGCACGCCGACGGCGGGCGCGGACGTCCCGGCTAGAGAGCCGTGTGCAGACGTCCTGGCCAGGCTGGAGGCTCTTGTCGCTAAGCTAGAGGCGTTGGCGGCCAGGATTGAAGCCGCCGGATCGAGGGAGGCGAGTCTCTTCGACAACGAGTGGGTTCGGTTGTTGCGGGCCCGTGGTCAAGATAAAACGTAAGGGAGTCGAGGTCAAGCTAGTCCCGACGTCGCTTGAGGCGTATCGATGCGTCTACGTGGACGTCTTCTCCGTGGCGGCGGCCCTCAGCGACCCCGAGGAGCTCTTTAGGGGCTTCGCAGAGACGGGGCTGAGGGCCCTCTTCGTCTTGGACGCCTGGCACGAGTCGCACATGCCGCTGGCCAGGAGGTACTGGAGGCTCTGCGAGGAGTGGCACATCGAGTGCGTCCTCTCGGAGGACAGGCCGGCCGAGGAATACGCAGTGGAGCTGGCTTGCCGCGACGGCTGTGCTGTCCTCACTAGAGACGTCGACGCGGTGAGGAGGGCGAGGGAGCTTCAATGCGGCACGCCAATTCTCATATTCAACAGGGGCAGGCTCTGGCTGGCGCTCAGTTAAAGTTTTAATTCCTTCTGGTGGGGGAAGTGATATGGACTGGGGGAGGGCCGGCTGGGCCCTACTGGCCTTCTCGGCCTCCTCATTTCTGGCGTTTAGAGTGCTCCACATCCTCTCGGCACTCCTCCTCCTTACGGGACATCTCTCCATGGAGCTCCTGCTGGCGGTTGGCGGCTTGGCCTTCGTCGGCTCTTTGGCCGCGGCGGCTGGCGCCTCTTGGCTCGGCGCTAGGGGCGTCGTCTGGCCCTTCTTCGTCTGGCTGGCCATCTCGCCGTTGGGCTTCCTCATATTCGCCCTGTCGATGCGGGCCTTGGCCCTACACGACCTAGCCGCCTGGCTTCTGGCATACGCCTCGGCCGGCATGTACAACGCCGCGATGCACGTGCCCACGGCGCTCTACTACGCGAAGGCCTATAGGGCAACGGGCGTCGAGGAGATGCGCAAGGCGGGCCGACGCGTGGTATACGGCGCGATCGCCGCAATAGCGATGCCGCTACTCCTACCGGCCTGCGCCTTAGGGGACGCGCTCGCGTTGCGCACAGCCGTCAAGAAGGCGTTGGGCAGGTGAGGGCCGAGCTGTTCTACTACCTAGTCACGGCGGCTGAGGGCAATGCGTTGGTGACAGGTCTGCCGGGGTCGGGCAAAACCACATTGGTGAGAAAGGCACTGAGGTACGTGCCTCCTTCCCACTCAGTTGTCGTCATCGACTCGGCCGGCGACTTCCAGGGCCACTGCGACTACTACTACGCCTATCCCGTAAACCCGTTGGACCTCCCGCCCATGGCCGTGGTGGAGATTTTGGAGGAGTCGCTGAGGGCGACGTATGGGGAGTACGGCTACGTCTGGACGCCGGCCATGTCTGAGCTCTTGTTGCTGACAGTCGAGAGGGGCGCCAAGTCGCTTAAAGACGTCTACGACAAGGTTTTGGAGGCGGCCCCCTCCTATATGACGGACACCGCCCTCGCCGTTAGGCGCCGCCTTTTGCATTTCCTTAGACAGTTCGAGAGGACTGAAGTCCCTCTAGAACAGGGCAAGTCCACTTGCATCGACGTCACCCGCCTAGACCGCGTGGCGAGGGTTGCGTACGTGCTCACGCTGTTGGAGCTCCAGCGCAGGGCGCAGAACGTCATATACGTCATCGACGAGGCGCACCGCTTCGTCTCGACGTACTACCCCCTTTTGATAGACCACCTTAGGACCGGCCGCCACCAACAACGGTTCTTCGTCTTGTTGTCGCACAGCCCTCGCGAATTCGCGAGGCATATGGGCTACGTCAAGGTCTGGGTCAGATTCGCCGAGTTCGACGTAGACGCGCGAAACGAGAGGCAGTGGCACCCCTCCGTCGCCTACGTGACCGTATATGCCGCCTCCCGCAGAAGCGCAGAGGCCTTGGCGAAGCTGGGAGTGCCCCTCCGTGGAGCAAAGGCCGAATTCACGCTTGAAGTCACCCCGTGAGGGACCCTCTCCGAAAGGCCGTCGAGCTTTTGAAAAGAGACTTCCCCGGCAAGTCGTATAGCTGGATCCGCCGGGCTCTTTTGAGAATGCCCCACGTGAGGGAGGTTCGCGAAGGCCTCTACGTGGTGGAGGGGGTTAGGGAGCTGGGTGACTGGAAGCCTCTCTATCAGGTGTGGTGGTCCGAGCGGGAGAGGCGTTGGTACTGCACCTGCTACTTCTCCCGATTCGGCCACGTGAGACAGAGGGGCATATGCACCCACGTCGCGTCGGTGATGCTCTACCGCCGCTATAAGCGAGTGTTAGAGGGACTGGAGGCGAGAAGGGTATACTTCGCCTCTGCCGAAGTGGAGTGCCTCAACGTGAAGGTGAGGGGCGCGGTCGAGCATAAGGTCAAGGTCGCCTCCCCCGCCAAGTCGCTTCTCGACTACGCGAGGCCGCGGCGGTATATAGTCTATATAATTGCCGAGGGGGAGGAGGCCGTCGTCGACTGCGACGGCCGCCAGATCCGCGTAAGGGGAGAGCCTCTGGACTACCGCGTGGCCAAGGCCCTCCTGGAGGAGTTAAGGACATAGGAACTATAAAGACTTTTAAATTCTCTATGGATAATATACTATGCGGATGCAAAAGTCGAAGAGGAGGAAGTTCTACAGTCTGATGTTCATAGTTGCACTGGCCTCGGCGCTGGCCTACGCCCAGACCACCACCAGTAGTACAACCACAGCCGCAAACGCCACCGGCGGCGTCACTAGCGCCGGCTGGTGGCAGAATACCGCTAAGAATATCGTGAACTTCATGAGAGACATACTCGCGGCGGCCTTCTGGGGCTCCCTCGCGTTGTTGCTAATGTACGCAATACTCACATGGATAGGCCCCACCAAGTTCACTAGGCTCGGCGCCATGTACGACTTCATAGACACGGTGAAGGGCTGGTTGCTGGCGGTATTCGTGATATCGGCCGGCATAGTGGGGCTAGTCGCCGGCATATCGGCAATCACTGGCGCCTTCGGTGTCCAGACCACCGTAAATCCGGCGCAGGTGCTACATGACTTATTGGTTCAACCTATACTCCAGGCGTTCGGCATAAGCTCATGAGGAAACTCCCCTTTTCCCTCCTCCTCTCACTGCTTTTGTTGGCCCCTCTGGCGTACGCCCAGTACCCAGATGTGGTGGGCACAGGCGCCACAATTCTGGGGGGCTTCGCGGCATATGCAGGCATCCTCATGCTGACTGGCATCCGCAGGCTCAAAGAGGAGGCCTACGACGTGCTCTATAGGGGAGCCATCTCGGCGGCGCTCTTCGCCTTGGCGCTGGCCATCGGCCTCCTGGCGGCCCAAACCGCCACATACTTCGCCTCTAAACTAAACGCGACGGGCGGCTGCTTCAAGGCGCCGTCCTTCACGCCCGACAACTTAGCCCTCTACAGATACGCCGAGTGGGCATCCGCCGGGCTGAACTGCGCCGCGGGGAACTACAGCAAGTGGGTAGGAGACCTCGCCGGCTCTATCTCAACACTGCTGGCAATTGTGGGGGTCGGCGGGTCGGCCCCCATCCTACAGAACATGCTGATAAACTTCGGCCAGATCCTCATGGCATATGTCAGCGCCGCCCTCACCCTGGGGCCTCTGGCAGTATCGGCATATGTGGCCTCCCTATTCGCCTCGGGCATATTGGGGACATCTCTGTTGCTGTACCTAGCGGCGCTTGGAGTCCTACACGAGAGGACTAGAGGCCTCGCCTCCGGCGTCCTCGGCGTATACGGAGCGTCGCCGACGCTCATATTGGGGGCAGACTTCCTAAAGGCGAAGATAGACGCGATGGGCGGCCTGTCTCTGCCCGCGTGGGACCCCTTCGTGCCTGTCTTCTGGGCCGATGCGGCGTCGAAGGCCTTCGACGTGATTGAGGTGGCCGCATACGCGGCGCTGGTCCTTGCGGTATACGGGGCGTTGGCATACGGCATATCGCGGATATTCGACCACGCAGGGGTCTCCCTTGCGGGAGAATGAGCTGTCAGGTCCCCAGCCCCTTCGGCGGGGATTTGCTACAGCTGGCCGTATACGCCTCGATAGCCCTAGGCCTCTTGAAGCTCTTCGTCTTTAGGGATTGGGAGGGCTGGTGGAGGCCCATAGTCGCCGCCCTACTGCCGACGGTGTTAATACCGGCGGCGCTTACGGCGGTGCTTAACGCCTTCGGCATGCCTACGCCACTCTACGGAGTAGACGGGCTCCACATGTACACGGTTGTCTCTAGCAACGACCTATGCCGCAATCTGGCCGTGGCCGAATACGTCTACAACAAGCTGGAGTCCTCAACGCTCAGTCTGGTCAACACGTACGCCGCGGCGACCACGACGCTCACGGTGATAGACGGCATACTGACTGTAGTCACGGGAGGGGCGTGGCAGGCTTTGGACTACGCCGAGTCCGCCTTGAGGCTTATGGGCTTTCAGAACTGGGTCAACGCGCTGACCCAGCCCATCCTGGCTATGGTCTACATCTACATGTCCCTCACCGTAATCTGGCACATCGTGGTGGTCATGGCGAGAGTCGCCCTATGGGCGCCCCTCCTCATATCGGTGGGGGTGCCTCTAGTGGCCGTAAGGCGGACTAAAGACTTGGGCGGAGTCGCCATCGCCCTAGCCGCAATAGCGGTCGCCGTCTCCCACTTCGCCTTTTTGACGGCGCTTGACGTATATGGGATGGCGCTGTGGGGCGGCGCCTTCGCCCAAAACCTAAAGGACGCCGCAGGCGGCTTGCAGATAAACTCCACGGCGGTGCCATACGGAGCGCCCCAGCTCGCCATATTCGGCGGCGACGGCGTTTACTACATCGTCTACAACAACACATACCACGCCTCGGCGGTGCAAAAGGCCATGGAGGAGAACCCATTCTTGACGACACTGGTAGACCAATACGCCAACAACACCTATTTGAAACAACTGGCAGAGGAGAGGAGGCAGGAGTACCTAAACGTGCTGAAGAGCTGGCTGAATAAGACCTCCCTCTACGCCAAAAACGTAACGAACGGAGTCCTGGCGGCCGCCGGTCCCTCTGTGGGGGCCTTGGAGTGGGGCAATAAGGCGATGAACGCCTCCGCTTGGTACGACTGGCTGGAAATGGACGTGACGTTGAGCGTGGCCAAATGCAACTCCCTCATACCGCAGGAGTTGGAGGGCCTTTTCCAGATGGGGCGGGAGCTAAACAGCAACATCACAGCCATAGTGGAGCGAGCCGCAAACGAGACGTGCGCGTGGCTCCAAAAGGCGAATCTGACAGATCTAGTCTTCAACTACGCCGGTAGGTACAGAACGCTTGTTGCCGGCTATACCTACAGCCTATCAGCCATGTGGGGTAACTCTACCGCTTTGCTGAGTAGGTCCAACGCGAGCGGCGCAGTGGGGCTGTGGGATTGGGCTGTCGGCTACGGGCCAGATGGAGAGAAGTGCGTGGTGGCTGGCCACGTCGTTAATTGCGACTTTATGAACGTCACGGCGTCGCTGGGGCGGCTCACGTACGAGATGCCGAACGGCACGTTGACGTGGATAGAGCCCGCGACCTACCCAGTCCAGGTCCAGTTCAACGCGTCTCTACAGCTGTCGTCGGGGAGGCCATACCCCACCGACAAGATACCTCTCTACAAGACCACTGAGATATGTACGTGGTGCGCCAAGTGGGTCAACGGCACTTGCGCCCAGTGGGCCTCGGCCTATAGGGACTGGTGGGAGGAGTATACCGCCAAAAAGGTGTTGTCTCGCGCCAACTACACTCTGCCGAGGCCCTACTCGCCAGAGCCTTGGCGCTACCCGCCGGGGACTGCCGGAGCCCTCAACGTGACGTATGTGGAGAGGACTTGGTCGATTAGCAAGTATTGGGTGTACGGCAGTTGGTATCCTCAAGCTCCGCCTCCAAACGCCACGTGCTACTTCACGAGCCCCTCCGTCTACAAGTACGTGGTGTTGCTACACGTGCCCCAGCCCTACGTACGTGTGGTGTACTACTGGGCTTGGCTCAGCGGCGCAAACATAAACGTGAGTCCCAGCGCACAGCCGACCCTCCCGGACACCCTCCCCGCGTCGGAAGTCCCGCCGGATGCGAGGCCTAAAGACGGGCTGCCGGCAGACTACTACCTCTGGGGCGCCGAGAATGCAGTATACTGCTCTTCCGCCGTCGTTGTCGGCGAGTACGAAGGGTGGAAAGGCATGCTTAAGGCTCTGCCGCTTGTCGACGAGATAAATAGGGAGGGCCTCTTCGCCTCTCTTGCGCTCCGCAACGCCACGGCCTCCTACTACCAGGTGAGGCAGATTCCGAGCGGCATCCAGTGGCTGATCGGACTGGTGCAAGGCACTCCCGGCCAGTGGGCCGTCCCCGCGCTTGAGGAGGGGCTGGGGTACGCCAAGGGCAATTGGCACGGCTATTTGTGGCACCCCATGCCGGAGCCTGTGCCCTCCTCGTATAGGCTGTACCACCTATACGCCGCCTGTATAGTCTTCGAGTGGAACTCTACGAGGTGGCCTCCCGGCGGCGTGAAAATGCTGGGCGCGTTGAGGCTTACGCCAGGCAGAGAGGTCTGGGCAGTCGACGCGCCTTTTGCGTATTCCAACGCCACCTTGACGCTCCTAGACGTGACTAACACAATGTTACATCACTTTCTGACTAAGGGCTTCCTCCCGCCCGCGCCGGCCGAGGTCTGCATTCCGGTGGGCAACGGTAGCATATGTGGGGCGCCGTATCTGGCCGGGATGCTCACTGGAGTCTACTGGGGAGGGCCCTGCCCCTACGGGACGAACAACTGCGGCGGCTACGTCAGGCTGGACATGTTCCCGACGGGGCCTTGGGGAGTTCCCTTGGTTGGCAATTTCTTCTCGCAAGAGATGTACAACACCTTCGAGGTGGCTATGGCCTATGGGGAGGCTTGGAAGAGGCTTATCTTCGCCGGCATCCTAGTGCTGGGCGTCTTCGAGGTTATGGGCTTCCTATTCGGCTTCCCCACACCTGCACGCCTCCTGTACTCGGTGGCTTCCGACATCTTGTCGCAGTTGGGGTACTGGATGGGGTTCCGCATTGGCCTAAAGGCCAAGTTGGGCAGGAGGCTCATACAGCCCATAAGGGCCAGGCTGGTTAGGGCCTCCCGCCTCATAGCCGCAAAGTTGCCGAGGATAAAGCCGTTGGGACTGCCCTCTAGGGAGTGGCTGAGAGACCCGCGGCGTTGGCTTTGGGAACGTGTGACCCGCCGGTGGGAGGAGGAGAGGCGGAGGCAGATAGAGGAGAGGCTGTCCAGCCCGGGCGGGAAGGAGGAGTGGGAGATACGCATGGAGCAAAAGCGCCGCTGGAGGGAAGAGGCAAGGGAGGCGCTCAAGAGGATATACCACGCCGCCCAGGCACACGACGTGGTGGAATTCGCCAGAAGGCTCTCTCCCCGCATAGACGCCTTCATCTCGAGAGTCGAGGAGAGGCTTGCCGAGAGGCATCCGACTCTCTACAAGCTTTACGTCTTGACGTATCGGGGGCAATACGGCTATCTCTACCTCCTCGCGGAGCCCGTGATACGCAGATGGGAGGCCGAGGGCAAGATCACTAGGGCCGAGGCCGACCAGTTGCGAAAGCTGAGGGCGGCGTTGTGGGCCGCCGCGGCTGAGGCAAAAGCGAAGGCGGCTGAGGCCGAGAAGGGCGTAGACCCCAAGCACCTCAAACACGTCTTGGAGTATAGGGAGAGGTACGTCCAGTACGCCTTGAAGGAGCTGGAGCTTATGCGTTTCGCCAGGACTAAGGAGGAGCTGGAGGGGCGCCTTAGATATGCCGCCTCGCACCTACAGCGTATAGACCCCAAGGGCGCCTCCAGGCTTTGGGAGGCGCTAGAGGTGGCGGCTGAGGGCAAGAGGGTCGGCCTGAAGACCACTGGCGAAGTTGCGGAGTTCCTGTGGGAGCGCCGCGAGGGGCTTGACGTAATCGCCCAGAGGGCCAAGGAGCTGATCGCGCAACACTACGCACACGCGCCTCTGTCGGTCAAGGACGTGGCGAGAGAGGAGGTATACAGACAGGTAATTAGGACGACGCCTCTACTTGAGGCACTGGCCAAAGCCCGTAGATACGCCGCAACTGGCGAGGGCATAGAGGACGTGGTACAAGCCCTTGAGGCGAGGGAGGTGAGAAGGGCCGCAAGGGCGGCCGAAGTGGAGCTGGGCGCGGTGAGGAGGGCCGCGGAGAGGGCGGCGAGGCTCGAAGAGGAGAGGGCCGGCCTACTATCCAAAATCGAGGAGTTGAGGGGGAGGGCTGAAACGCTGAGGGCGGAGCTTGAGGCGATGCGCCAGTCGGGAGTGTCCTTCAAGGAGCTTGAGGGGAGGCAGAGGCAGTTAGAGGAGGTGTACAAAGAAGTAGAGAGATTACAACAACGTCTCTCTCGCGTTGAGGAGAGGCTTGTCGAGGCGAGGCGTAGGCTGGCCGTAGAGGCGAGAGAGGCGCTGGAGAGGGCCGTCAGGTCCTACAGAGGGGTCTTGGAGGGAGTGAAGTACGAGACGGACCCCGCATATATCGAGCTGAGGAGGGCTTTGCTTGAAGGCCGCCTCGACGTCGCCTATAGGGAGCTTAGAGGGCGCTACGAGAGGGAGGGCAGAGACGTCAGGCAGGTGGACAGGCTGTATCAACAACTGAAGCCCTACGAGGCCCAGTTGCAAAGGGCGAGGGAGGAGCTTAGGGCCGCCGTCAAGGAGCGCGAAGAGGCCATTAGGGCCGAGGCGGCCAAACGTATGGAGGCCGTGACGTATCTAGAGTCTCTGTTCAAGGCCCTACCGACAGCCACAGAGGAGGACGTACGCAGAGGCGTCGAGATGGCGAGACAACTCGGCCTCGAGAGGACTGCCGCCTTTCTGGAGGAGTATCTGAGACACGGACAGGTTAGGGAGAGGTACGCCTCAGCCGCATCTACTGCGGCTGTGGCCTTGGGGA
This region includes:
- a CDS encoding DUF87 domain-containing protein — its product is MRKLAKNWYDLSLYALAGSLAGVLYSPAAFVFTGAVLWALGDKIFARLSPEPIEPRRVEKALGDLKAAYDPDAKCWHFLWRAEPLVSALGAESYPEIHKLINALALAPNEAFSFIMLEKKYIRFTTCGVSDNDAMRRALEIEKAITTQYTLKREEPWLGTRKPPAERPFWIVLGAVLAIGFLAKALPFAIPVAALAYYKWHKFKRRYSYTVLPFEAYAASFEGFYQSPSIVDRIAATEAMSFSRAQKYWAVVITPAPDHVMIKKFSKYYESVREKGHIYVKMRRYAEALERIQRGEKFLYLMAFGESAYRGSTTQLKRAPGVAGAMFWKLDHWKEAFSFDLARFPILYGGMHLETERRYINLGVEHISGRDVVVDIDSLPAPHVLVFGGSGMGKSKTMAWLIQQLRDKGVKIAIIDPHGDYRCVAEELGLRRIPQNLIPPLDRAALAKIAVEFGFGRTEEALKELGFEVGMDPPAEYHISLLGMDPVRQSFAVTAWTLYELNRAKDRRSEKLERVLVVDEAYLAKGPVHEMLEFMSRGARKFGLAVFLITQLPMDVPKSLVDMAAVKLVLGGSSEYIADAAAYLNLTREDVSWINSARAPRESGGVVRAVASLAPGALKHHVEIQLPMEVFQCT
- a CDS encoding AAA family ATPase, translated to MRAELFYYLVTAAEGNALVTGLPGSGKTTLVRKALRYVPPSHSVVVIDSAGDFQGHCDYYYAYPVNPLDLPPMAVVEILEESLRATYGEYGYVWTPAMSELLLLTVERGAKSLKDVYDKVLEAAPSYMTDTALAVRRRLLHFLRQFERTEVPLEQGKSTCIDVTRLDRVARVAYVLTLLELQRRAQNVIYVIDEAHRFVSTYYPLLIDHLRTGRHQQRFFVLLSHSPREFARHMGYVKVWVRFAEFDVDARNERQWHPSVAYVTVYAASRRSAEALAKLGVPLRGAKAEFTLEVTP